The Candidatus Krumholzibacteriia bacterium genomic sequence CATTGCGAAGGATGACTTCGGGAGCCTTGATTTCGATCAGTTTCCGGAGCCGGTTATTCCGGTTGATGATGCGGCGGTAGAGATCGTTCAGGTCGCTGGTCGCAAAACGCCCGCCCTCCAGCGGAACCAGAGGCCGAAGGTCCGGAGGAAGCACCGGGATGACATCGAGAATCATCCAGGAGGGATCATTCTCGGAGTTGCGGAAGGCCTCGGTCACTCTCAAACGCTTGAGGGCATCCGCCTTGCGCTGCTGACTCGTCTCGTTGGCGATCTGGTCACGAAGCTCAATGGCCAGTTCTTCGAGCTCAATCTGCTGAAGCAGGTCCTTGACCGCCGCCGCGCCCATCTTGGCCTCGAACTCAAAGCCCTCATCGAGAAGCTCGTAGTAGCGTTCCTCGCTGATCAGCTCCCGCATTTCCAGAGTGGTGTTTCCAACATCGGTCACCAGGTAACTCTCGTAGTAGAGAACTCTCTCCAGATCCTTGATCGTCATTCCAAGGAGATGCCCGATGCGACTGGGCAGGCCCTTGAAAAACCAGATGTGGGAAACGGGAACGGCCAGTTCGACATGTCCCATTCTCTCGCGACGAACACGGGAGAGAGTGACTTCGACACCGCAACGGTCACAGATCACGCCGCGATAACGAATTCTCTTGTACTTGTTGCAGGCACATTCCCAGTCCTTGACCGGTCCGAAGATCTTCTCACAGAAAAGTCCGTTCTTCTCCGGCTTGAAGGAGCGGTAGTTGATGGTCTCCGGCTTGGTGACCTCACCATAGCTCCATTCCCGGATCTTGTCCGGACTGGCGAGCGAGACCTGGATCGACTTGAAGTCAGGAATCTCGGCTTCCCTGTTTTTCATGCTCAGGTACACGAAAACCTCCTAAAAGCCCCGGTCCCCGGGGGAAAGGGGACTAGGCTTTTTCAAGTTCCACGTCCAGGCAAAGGGCCTGAAGTTCCTTGACCAGTACGTTAAATGACTCGGGCACGCCGGGCTTGGGAGGGTTTTCTCCCTTGACCAGTGCTTCATATACTGCCGACCTTCCGGCCACATCATCACTCTTGACCGTCAACAATTCCTGCAGGGTGTGCGCGGCTCCATAGGCCTCCAGGGCCCAGACTTCCATTTCACCGAAGCGCTGTCCACCGAACTGGGCCTTGCCGCCCAGAGGCTGCTGAGTCACCAGGCTGTAGGGTCCGATGCTCCTGGCGTGAATCTTGTCATCGACCAGGTGGGAGAGCTTCATCATGTAGATGTAGCCAACGGTCACCTCGTCACCGAAAGCATCCCCGGTTCTTCCATCATAGAGCGGCGTCTTGCCGGTCTCGGGCAGATTGGCTTCGCGAAGCGCGGCACGCACCTCATCAATGCTCGCCCCGTCGAAGACTCCCGTGGAGGCCTTCAGCCCCAGCATTTCCATAGCCCAGCCAAGGTGGGTCTCCAGAACCTGGCCCACGTTCATTCGACTGGGAACACCCAGAGGATTGAGTACGATCTGAACCGGAGTTCCATCGGGCAGATAAGGCATGTCCTCTTCCGGGAGAATCTTGGCGATCACGCCCTTGTTCCCGTGACGGCCCGCCATCTTGTCGCCCACCGAAAGCTTGCGCTTTCTTGCGACATAGACCTTGACCATCTGGATCACGCCCGCCGGCAGCTCGTCACCAAGCTGGAGGCGATCCTTTTCCTTCTCCAGATCGCGTTCCACCTTCTCGAGAGCACGATGGGCACCGTCGACGATGAGCTTGATGTGCTTGTCCGTGGGAAGATCCTGCACGATGGGAAGACCCCAGTGCAGACCATTCAGGTCCAGTTCATCAAAGAGGGCCTCGCTGATCTTGCGACCCTTGCGAACCAGCACCTCTCCAGTCTCGGCATGAACCAGCTTCTGACAGGTCTGGCCGATCATTTTCTCGCGCAAACGGGTCTCCCGAATCTTCATGATCCGCTTGCGCTCTTCCTTTGCGTTCTTCTCGAGCTTCTCGAGGCGACGGCCCTCTTCCCTGCGAGCCTGATCCGTGCGCTCCTTGCGGGAGAAGGTCTTCACATCAACCACGATCCCGTCCATTCCCGGAGGTGCCTTGAGGCTGGCATTGCGAACATCACCGGCCTTGTCGCCAAAGATCGCGCGCAGCAGTCTTTCTTCGGGGCTCAACTCGGTTTCACCCTTGGGGGTTACCTTTCCCACGAGAATATTGCCGGGCCGAACATGGGCACCGATCCGGATCACTCCATCTTCATCCAGATCCTTGAGCAGATCCTCTCTCTCATTGGGAACCTCGCGAGTAATTTCCTCGCGACCGGCCTTGATCTCCCGAACCTGGCACTCGAACTCCTCGATGTGAACCGAGGTAAAGCGGTCATGCTTGACCAGGTTGTCACTGAGCAGGATGGCATCCTCATAATTGTAGCCACCCCAGGGCATGAAGGAGACAAGAACGTTCTGACCAAGCGCCAGTTCGCCTTTCTCCGTGCCAGGGCCATCGGCAATCACCTGACCAGTCGTAACCTTGTCGCCCGGCTTGACCGTGGCTCTCTGGTTGATGCAGGTGTCCTGATTGGAGCGGCGGAATTTCTGGAGACGGTAGACATCCTGACCCTCGAATCCCGAGTAGTCCTCCAGGTCGGAACTGCGGGAGCGGGAAGGCTGGACGATAATCTGGTCGCCCGTCACGCTCTGGATGGTTCCCGCTCTGGAAGCAACCACCACGGCCTGACTGTCCCGGGCCACCCTGTCCTCCATTCCGGTTCCCACAAGAGGGCTCTCGGTGCGAAGAAGAGGAACGGCCTGTCGCTGCATGTTGCAGCCCATCAGCGCGCGGTTTGCATCGTCATGCTCGAGGAATGGAATCAGGCTGGCCGCCGCACTCACCATCTGGGTCGGCGAAACATCCATGTACTCCACTTCGCTGGACTGGGCCAGCGGGAACTCTCCCTGCTCACGGGAGAGGACCTGGTCATTGACGAAACGGGCTCTTGTGTCCAGCGGGGCATTGGCCTGGGCGATCAACACCCGATCCTCTTCGTCCGCACTGAGGAACTCGATCTCGTCGGTAGCGCGACCCTTCTTCACCACGCGGTAAGGCGTTTCCAGAAATCCAAAGGGATTGACCCGGGCATAGGTCGAGAGACTGGTGATCAGGCCGATGTTCGGTCCTTCCGGCGTCTCGATCGGACACATTCGGCCATAGTGCGTGTAGTGAACATCCCGAACCTCAAAGCCCGCACGCTCACGGGTCAGCCCTCCGGGGCCGAGAGCCGAAAGACGGCGCTTGTGCGTCAGTTCGGAAAGCGGGTTCGTCTGGTCCATGAACTGCGAAAGCTGGCTGCTTCCGAAGAAGGACTGAATCACCGCAGAAATCGTCCGGGCATTGACCAGGTCCGCCGGCGTGACACTGTCGCTGTCCTGCAGGGCCATGCGTTCCTTGATGATGCGTGCCATGCGGGAAAGACCCAGACTGAACTGGTTGCCGAGAAGCTCGCCCACCGAACGAATCCTGCGATTGCCCAGATGGTCGATATCATCGGTCATGTAATGACGGCCGTCCTTGGCCTTGATGCCCAGCAGGTATTCGATGACAGCGACAATGTCCGTCGGTGTCAGAACCGTTGTGCCGATAGAAACATCCAGGTTCAGGCGGGTATTGATCTTGTAGCGGCCCACGCCGGCCAGATCGTAACGCTTCTCGTTGAAGAAGAGACGGTCGAGCAGGGCGCGAGCGGTTTCGATGTTGGGCGGATCGCCGGGGCGCAGCAGATTGTAGATGTACTTGAGCGCCTCTTCCTCTGACTTGGTCGGATCCTTGGCCAGGGTGTTGAGGATGACCTTGCTCCTCATGTCTCCTTCACCGGAGAGAAGCTCCATATCATAGGTCTTTACCTGGCGCATGAGGGCCAGGAGAGCCTCGGTGACCGGGCTTCCTGACTCGGCGAGAATCTCTCCGGTCTCGGGGTTGAAAATATCCCCAATGATGATCC encodes the following:
- the rpoB gene encoding DNA-directed RNA polymerase subunit beta, translating into MGIPENSSRRNYSKLTPVMEIPDLLAVQVESFNNFLQSRTASRQRKNEGLQAVFESVFPIESARSDFILEYLDYSVGEPKYSVEECQERDLTFVAPLKSRLRLIVKETPEGETESRVKDIIESEVYLGELPLLTSKGTFVINGAERVIVSQLHRSPGVFFSESVHPNGKLLYSARIIPYRGSWVEFTTDINDTMFVHIDRKKKLPVTILLRAVGYDSDAKLLKAFCSFEQLSITKRTSKSDADLVDRIIIGDIFNPETGEILAESGSPVTEALLALMRQVKTYDMELLSGEGDMRSKVILNTLAKDPTKSEEEALKYIYNLLRPGDPPNIETARALLDRLFFNEKRYDLAGVGRYKINTRLNLDVSIGTTVLTPTDIVAVIEYLLGIKAKDGRHYMTDDIDHLGNRRIRSVGELLGNQFSLGLSRMARIIKERMALQDSDSVTPADLVNARTISAVIQSFFGSSQLSQFMDQTNPLSELTHKRRLSALGPGGLTRERAGFEVRDVHYTHYGRMCPIETPEGPNIGLITSLSTYARVNPFGFLETPYRVVKKGRATDEIEFLSADEEDRVLIAQANAPLDTRARFVNDQVLSREQGEFPLAQSSEVEYMDVSPTQMVSAAASLIPFLEHDDANRALMGCNMQRQAVPLLRTESPLVGTGMEDRVARDSQAVVVASRAGTIQSVTGDQIIVQPSRSRSSDLEDYSGFEGQDVYRLQKFRRSNQDTCINQRATVKPGDKVTTGQVIADGPGTEKGELALGQNVLVSFMPWGGYNYEDAILLSDNLVKHDRFTSVHIEEFECQVREIKAGREEITREVPNEREDLLKDLDEDGVIRIGAHVRPGNILVGKVTPKGETELSPEERLLRAIFGDKAGDVRNASLKAPPGMDGIVVDVKTFSRKERTDQARREEGRRLEKLEKNAKEERKRIMKIRETRLREKMIGQTCQKLVHAETGEVLVRKGRKISEALFDELDLNGLHWGLPIVQDLPTDKHIKLIVDGAHRALEKVERDLEKEKDRLQLGDELPAGVIQMVKVYVARKRKLSVGDKMAGRHGNKGVIAKILPEEDMPYLPDGTPVQIVLNPLGVPSRMNVGQVLETHLGWAMEMLGLKASTGVFDGASIDEVRAALREANLPETGKTPLYDGRTGDAFGDEVTVGYIYMMKLSHLVDDKIHARSIGPYSLVTQQPLGGKAQFGGQRFGEMEVWALEAYGAAHTLQELLTVKSDDVAGRSAVYEALVKGENPPKPGVPESFNVLVKELQALCLDVELEKA